Within the Candidatus Marinimicrobia bacterium CG08_land_8_20_14_0_20_45_22 genome, the region ACGAATCCTTCAAATTGAAGACTCCAATCATCTCCGATACGAAATGGAATCCCTTCCAGCTGATCCGGAGGGGATTCAAATTATGGTACCCAAAGGTGATTTCCACATTTTCAAAATCCCAAACCTTTCCTTGCCTGCCGCGAATATTTTAAAACAGCAAATGCTTTCCATCGGTGGAGAATGCGCCGTTTCCAAACATGCGTCAACCTGCTCGGTCGATCAGGCTCCGGCAATTCTAATGGGAACAAAAAAGCAATTCGTCCGACTCATTGAAAGTTTGAAAAATCAACCTTTTGGTTTGAAAACGGTTTCCGAGGAATTGACAAAACAATTTGAATCGATTGAATCTACTCGTCTACTTCGGATCGGAAAAATCGAATTCGATTTCGCGAAAAGAACCGGAATCATGGGAATTCTGAACGTCACGCCGGACTCATTTTCCGATGGAGGAAAATTCACACAGCCAGATGTTGCTGCGGACGCCTCACTGAAAATGATCGACGATGGCGCAGATATCATCGACATTGGGGGTGAGTCAACTCGACCCGGTGCGGCGAAAGTCGATTTACAAACAGAACTGAATCGCGTTCTACCGGTTATCGACCGCATTCGAGCCCGAACAACGGTTCCAATCTCGATCGACACATACAAATCCAAAGTCGCGGAAGAAGCGCTTGACCACGGAGTCACGATGGTCAACGACATTAGCGGATTGACCTTCGATCCCGATATGGCGGCAGTCATAGCCAAACATAACGCTTCCGTCTCACTGATGCACATTCAGGGCAAACCAGAGAACATGCAGAAAAACCCGCATTACGAAAACATCATCGACGAAATACTCGAATCGCTCAGAAAATCTGTCGCTGTTGCATGTAACGCCGGAATTCCGAACGACCGAATCTTAGTCGATCCCGGATTTGGCTTTGGCAAGATTTACGAAGACAATCTGTTCCTCCTACGATACTTGAGCGAATTCAAATCTCTTGGTTATCCGATTTTAATCGGAGTTTCGCGAAAAACATTTACAGGAAAAGCATTGAATCTACCGGTTACGGAACGGATGGAAACATCATTGGCGGCACTTTGCTCTGGAATTTTACGCGGCGCAAATGTCGTTCGCGTACACGATGTCAAAGCATCATATCGAGCAGTCCGCTTTCTGGAAGAGATTTTAGGGAAGAAATAATTATGACGTTATTCACAATCAAATTCATTTCCGTTACGCTCTGGGACGTTTTGGACATACTGATCGTCTTCTGGATTTTCCTGAAATTGTATCAGTTTTTCAAGGGTTCCCGCGCCGAGCAAATGTTGATTGGATTAGTCGTCATCATTATTACGACATTTTTAGCGCGAGTTCTGAACCTCCAGACACTTTCGTCCATTTTAGGACATATGCAAACGGTTTGGGCGATCGCGTTCGTCATAATCTTCCAGCCAGAATTACGCAGGATGTTGATCTTTATCGGGAAAAGTCGGTTTTTAAGGCGGTTCTTCAACGTATCCAAATCCAAAACCATCGAAGCCGTCATCGAATCAAGCCAAGAATTAGTCCGCCGACATTGGGGAGGTTTGTTTGTTTTGGCGCGTGAAGTACGGCTCAAACCCTTCAAAGATCGTGGCACTGCGCTCAATGCCGAAGTCTCCGCAAGTCTGTTGGTTTCGTTGTTCAATCCCGGCTCGCCATTGCATGATGGCGCCGTGATCATACAGAACGACATT harbors:
- the folP gene encoding dihydropteroate synthase, whose protein sequence is MESLPADPEGIQIMVPKGDFHIFKIPNLSLPAANILKQQMLSIGGECAVSKHASTCSVDQAPAILMGTKKQFVRLIESLKNQPFGLKTVSEELTKQFESIESTRLLRIGKIEFDFAKRTGIMGILNVTPDSFSDGGKFTQPDVAADASLKMIDDGADIIDIGGESTRPGAAKVDLQTELNRVLPVIDRIRARTTVPISIDTYKSKVAEEALDHGVTMVNDISGLTFDPDMAAVIAKHNASVSLMHIQGKPENMQKNPHYENIIDEILESLRKSVAVACNAGIPNDRILVDPGFGFGKIYEDNLFLLRYLSEFKSLGYPILIGVSRKTFTGKALNLPVTERMETSLAALCSGILRGANVVRVHDVKASYRAVRFLEEILGKK
- a CDS encoding TIGR00159 family protein; translated protein: MTLFTIKFISVTLWDVLDILIVFWIFLKLYQFFKGSRAEQMLIGLVVIIITTFLARVLNLQTLSSILGHMQTVWAIAFVIIFQPELRRMLIFIGKSRFLRRFFNVSKSKTIEAVIESSQELVRRHWGGLFVLAREVRLKPFKDRGTALNAEVSASLLVSLFNPGSPLHDGAVIIQNDIIEAAGCILPLSDNPDLDPQLGTRHRAALGITEESDAVVVVISEETQKIAVVYQGMFYRSVDEDTLRGLLNNLYFTTNEK